The Polypterus senegalus isolate Bchr_013 chromosome 1, ASM1683550v1, whole genome shotgun sequence genome includes a window with the following:
- the ncl gene encoding nucleolin isoform X1, producing the protein MVKLAKANKKQLNPKKAAPPPPKEVESSEEEEEDLSEEEEDEEEMVPQPKGKGNKLTPAKANKAAKNGKLAKKQQEEEEEEDDDDEEDEDESDDSEDEEPAPTPKKGKATPVPVKAMSAKKATPAKKAESSEEEDDDDDEEATVSPPKKATPAKQGAAVAMTKKTPAPKAGMKVTPAKSNVAAAKKATPAKDEESEEEDEDEDDSEEDSEEEEAMDTTPALAVHGKKAAKAKPKDESEEEEDDDDDDDDDDEEEDEEEAPQKAGKRKKPEPAKAATPPAKKAKSEGESFALFVGNLNTAKSFEENKDALRSFFTKKGLEVQDIRIGFNKKFGYVDFASEEQLLKALEFNGKKVLGQEIRLDKAKSKDDPSSRKERDSRTLFVKNLPFSSSSEDLKELFPNAVDVRMPCARDGSSRGIAYIEFKTEAETQKMMKEKQGTEIEGRAILLDFIGAKSNKTAAGGSKTLVVNNLAYSATEDSLQSKFEKAVSCRIPQNNGRSRGFAFVEFESAEDAKEALDNLNNTEIEGRTVRLEFCQGNQKSEGGRGAGGPTKTLFVRGLSEDTTDQTLKDSFDGAVAARIATDKDTGSSKGFGFVDFDTEEECKAAKEAMEDCEIDGSKVTLDFAKPKGDGQRGGRGGGRGGRGGFGRGGFRGRGGSRGGFGGRGGGFGGRPQGKKIKFDD; encoded by the exons ATGGTGAAGCTTGCCAAG gcaaacaaaaaacaactcaatCCTAAGAAGGCAGCACCGCCGCCTCCGAAAGAAGTCGAGTctagtgaggaggaggaggaggatttaAGCGAAGAAGAGGAAGACGAGGAGGAAATG GTACCACAGCCAAAAGGTAAGGGAAACAAGTTAACACCTGCTAAGGCAAATAAAGCAGCCAAAAATGGAAAACTAGCAAAAAagcagcaggaggaggaggaggaggaagatgatgaTGACGAAGAAGATGAGGATGAATCAG ATGATTCTGAAGATGAAGAGCCTGCACCTACCCCCAAAAAGGGCAAGGCAACACCTGTACCTGTGAAAGCTATGTCTGCCAAGAAGGCTACTCCAGCAAAAAAAGCAGAGTCttcagaggaagaggatgatgaCGATG ACGAAGAAGCAACTGTTTCACCCCCAAAGAAAGCAACTCCCGCTAAGCAAGGCGCAGCGGTTGCTATGACCAAGAAGACCCCTGCACCCAAGGCAGGTATGAAAGTTACACCAGCTAAGTCAAATGTGGCAGCAGCCAAAAAAGCAACACCAGCAAAAGATGAGGAATCTGAAGAAGAAGATGAGGATGAAGATGACAGCGAAGAAG attCAGAGGAGGAGGAAGCCATGGATACAACACCAGCTCTTGCAGTTCATGGAAAGAAAGCTGCCAAGGCTAAGCCTAAGGACGAATCTGAGGAAGAGGaagatgacgatgatgatgacgacgatgatgatgaggaggaggatgaggaag aAGCCCCCCAAAAAGCAGGGAAAAGAAAGAAACCAGAACCTGCAAAAGCTGCAACTCCACCAGCCAAAAAGGCCAAGTCTGAAGGTGAAA GCTTCGCCCTTTTTGTTGGAAATTTAAATACAgcaaaaagttttgaagaaaataaagatgCCCTACGAAGCTTCTTTACTAAGAAGGGTTTAGAGGTCCAGGATATTCGAATTGGTTTTAATAA gaAATTTGGCTATGTGGATTTTGCATCTGAAGAACAGCTTTTGAAAGCTTTGGAGTTTAATGGCAAGAAGGTCCTTGGTCAGGAAATAAGGCTGGATAAAGCAAAAAGCAAAGATGACCCTTCAAGTAGGAAAG AAAGAGATTCCCGCACCTTATTTGTGAAGAACCTTCCTTTCTCCTCCTCTTCAGAGGATTTGAAAGAGTTGTTCCCAAATGCCGTTGATGTCAGGATGCCTTGTGCACGAGATGGATCCAGTCGAGG GATTGCTTACATAGAGTTCAAGACTGAGGCCGAAACACAGAAAATGATGAAGGAAAAGCAGGGCACAGAGATTGAAGGTCGAGCAATCTTGTTGGATTTTATTGGAGCAAAGAGTAACAAAACTG CTGCAGGAGGTTCAAAGACTCTTGTCGTCAATAATCTAGCATATTCAGCTACTGAAGACAGCCTACAAAGCAAATTTGAAAAAGCAGTGTCCTGCAGAATTCCCCAGAACAACGGGCGATCCAGAGG GTTTGCATTTGTGGAATTTGAAAGTGCAGAAGATGCAAAGGAAGCTCTGGATAACTTGAACAACACTGAGATTGAGGGACGAACAGTCAGATTGGAATTTTGCCAGGGAAATCAGAAATCGGAAGGAGGTAGAGGAGCAGGTG GACCCACAAAAACACTATTTGTACGAGGTCTGTCTGAAGATACAACCGACCAGACATTGAAAGATTCTTTTGATGGAGCTGTAGCTGCCCGAATAGCCACAGATAAGGATACAGGATCATCCAAAGG GTTTGGCTTTGTTGACTTTGATACTGAGGAAGAGTGCAAGGCTGCCAAGGAAGCCATGGAAGACTGTGAAATAGATGGCAGTAAAGTGACCCTCGACTTTGCCAAGCCTAAGGGAGATGGCCAGCGTGGAGGCCGAGGTGGGGGACGAGGAGGACGGGGAGGTTTTGGTCGTGGTGGTTTCAGAGGTAGAGGTGGCAGCAGAGGTGGTTTTGGAG GCAGAGGTGGTGGATTTGGAGGCCGGCCACAAGGAAAGAAAATTAAGTTTGatgattaa
- the ncl gene encoding nucleolin isoform X2, whose product MVPQPKGKGNKLTPAKANKAAKNGKLAKKQQEEEEEEDDDDEEDEDESDDSEDEEPAPTPKKGKATPVPVKAMSAKKATPAKKAESSEEEDDDDDEEATVSPPKKATPAKQGAAVAMTKKTPAPKAGMKVTPAKSNVAAAKKATPAKDEESEEEDEDEDDSEEDSEEEEAMDTTPALAVHGKKAAKAKPKDESEEEEDDDDDDDDDDEEEDEEEAPQKAGKRKKPEPAKAATPPAKKAKSEGESFALFVGNLNTAKSFEENKDALRSFFTKKGLEVQDIRIGFNKKFGYVDFASEEQLLKALEFNGKKVLGQEIRLDKAKSKDDPSSRKERDSRTLFVKNLPFSSSSEDLKELFPNAVDVRMPCARDGSSRGIAYIEFKTEAETQKMMKEKQGTEIEGRAILLDFIGAKSNKTAAGGSKTLVVNNLAYSATEDSLQSKFEKAVSCRIPQNNGRSRGFAFVEFESAEDAKEALDNLNNTEIEGRTVRLEFCQGNQKSEGGRGAGGPTKTLFVRGLSEDTTDQTLKDSFDGAVAARIATDKDTGSSKGFGFVDFDTEEECKAAKEAMEDCEIDGSKVTLDFAKPKGDGQRGGRGGGRGGRGGFGRGGFRGRGGSRGGFGGRGGGFGGRPQGKKIKFDD is encoded by the exons ATG GTACCACAGCCAAAAGGTAAGGGAAACAAGTTAACACCTGCTAAGGCAAATAAAGCAGCCAAAAATGGAAAACTAGCAAAAAagcagcaggaggaggaggaggaggaagatgatgaTGACGAAGAAGATGAGGATGAATCAG ATGATTCTGAAGATGAAGAGCCTGCACCTACCCCCAAAAAGGGCAAGGCAACACCTGTACCTGTGAAAGCTATGTCTGCCAAGAAGGCTACTCCAGCAAAAAAAGCAGAGTCttcagaggaagaggatgatgaCGATG ACGAAGAAGCAACTGTTTCACCCCCAAAGAAAGCAACTCCCGCTAAGCAAGGCGCAGCGGTTGCTATGACCAAGAAGACCCCTGCACCCAAGGCAGGTATGAAAGTTACACCAGCTAAGTCAAATGTGGCAGCAGCCAAAAAAGCAACACCAGCAAAAGATGAGGAATCTGAAGAAGAAGATGAGGATGAAGATGACAGCGAAGAAG attCAGAGGAGGAGGAAGCCATGGATACAACACCAGCTCTTGCAGTTCATGGAAAGAAAGCTGCCAAGGCTAAGCCTAAGGACGAATCTGAGGAAGAGGaagatgacgatgatgatgacgacgatgatgatgaggaggaggatgaggaag aAGCCCCCCAAAAAGCAGGGAAAAGAAAGAAACCAGAACCTGCAAAAGCTGCAACTCCACCAGCCAAAAAGGCCAAGTCTGAAGGTGAAA GCTTCGCCCTTTTTGTTGGAAATTTAAATACAgcaaaaagttttgaagaaaataaagatgCCCTACGAAGCTTCTTTACTAAGAAGGGTTTAGAGGTCCAGGATATTCGAATTGGTTTTAATAA gaAATTTGGCTATGTGGATTTTGCATCTGAAGAACAGCTTTTGAAAGCTTTGGAGTTTAATGGCAAGAAGGTCCTTGGTCAGGAAATAAGGCTGGATAAAGCAAAAAGCAAAGATGACCCTTCAAGTAGGAAAG AAAGAGATTCCCGCACCTTATTTGTGAAGAACCTTCCTTTCTCCTCCTCTTCAGAGGATTTGAAAGAGTTGTTCCCAAATGCCGTTGATGTCAGGATGCCTTGTGCACGAGATGGATCCAGTCGAGG GATTGCTTACATAGAGTTCAAGACTGAGGCCGAAACACAGAAAATGATGAAGGAAAAGCAGGGCACAGAGATTGAAGGTCGAGCAATCTTGTTGGATTTTATTGGAGCAAAGAGTAACAAAACTG CTGCAGGAGGTTCAAAGACTCTTGTCGTCAATAATCTAGCATATTCAGCTACTGAAGACAGCCTACAAAGCAAATTTGAAAAAGCAGTGTCCTGCAGAATTCCCCAGAACAACGGGCGATCCAGAGG GTTTGCATTTGTGGAATTTGAAAGTGCAGAAGATGCAAAGGAAGCTCTGGATAACTTGAACAACACTGAGATTGAGGGACGAACAGTCAGATTGGAATTTTGCCAGGGAAATCAGAAATCGGAAGGAGGTAGAGGAGCAGGTG GACCCACAAAAACACTATTTGTACGAGGTCTGTCTGAAGATACAACCGACCAGACATTGAAAGATTCTTTTGATGGAGCTGTAGCTGCCCGAATAGCCACAGATAAGGATACAGGATCATCCAAAGG GTTTGGCTTTGTTGACTTTGATACTGAGGAAGAGTGCAAGGCTGCCAAGGAAGCCATGGAAGACTGTGAAATAGATGGCAGTAAAGTGACCCTCGACTTTGCCAAGCCTAAGGGAGATGGCCAGCGTGGAGGCCGAGGTGGGGGACGAGGAGGACGGGGAGGTTTTGGTCGTGGTGGTTTCAGAGGTAGAGGTGGCAGCAGAGGTGGTTTTGGAG GCAGAGGTGGTGGATTTGGAGGCCGGCCACAAGGAAAGAAAATTAAGTTTGatgattaa
- the b3gnt7 gene encoding UDP-GlcNAc:betaGal beta-1,3-N-acetylglucosaminyltransferase 7: protein MLTTRDKWKIYKSVCITSFVIVIALMVLQKNIIASSSQLLEGDLSRSRQHSQDIIKTQKRNFFHKTNNFWKVEKPEESTKVVNEHHSRTWDVTSANCKANLNFTRMEWFSGLEATFKQFLLYRHCRYFPMTINHPEKCSGDIYLLIVIKSVITQHDRREVIRKTWGKQKEVDGKKIKTLFLLGAPSKEEERANHQKLLEYEDYIFGDILQWDFLDSFFNLTLKEVHFLKWFSTYCQDVQYIFKGDDDVFVSPDNILEFLQGNTEKNLFTGDVLYKAKPIRRKDNKYYIPLALYNKTHYPPYAGGGGFLMSSSLARKLFVVSESLDLYPIDDVFLGMCLEVLHITPTKHDGFKTFGIVKNKKSKMNREPCFFKNMLVVHKLLPAELTQMWNLVQSSLKCSNKVEIL from the coding sequence GCTAACCACAAGGGACAAGTGGAAGATTTACAAAAGTGTATGCATAACTTCCTTTGTCATCGTGATTGctctgatggtcctgcagaagaaCATTATCGCCAGCAGCAGTCAGCTGTTGGAAGGAGATTTGTCAAGGTCAAGGCAACATTCTCAGGATATAATTAAAACCCAGAAAAGAAACTTCTTCCACAAGACAAATAACTTTTGGAAGGTGGAGAAACCCGAGGAAAGCACAAAAGTGGTAAACGAGCACCACAGCAGGACCTGGGACGTGACCAGTGCCAACTGTAAAGCTAATTTGAACTTTACACGTATGGAGTGGTTTTCAGGCCTCGAAGCCACTTTTAAACAGTTCTTGTTGTACAGGCACTGTAGGTACTTCCCAATGACAATTAACCATCCGGAAAAGTGCAGTGGGGATATATACCTGTTGATAGTAATAAAATCTGTCATCACACAGCATGATCGCAGGGAGGTTATTAGAAAAACCTGGGGCAAACAGAAAGAGGTAgatggcaagaaaataaaaacactcttCCTGCTAGGGGCCCCCTCCAAAGAGGAGGAACGGGCCAACCACCAGAAGCTTTTGGAGTACGAGGACTACATCTTTGGGGACATCTTGCAGTGGGACTTCCTTGACAGTTTCTTTAACCTTACCCTGAAAGAGGTGCACTTTTTGAAATGGTTCTCCACTTACTGCCAGGATGTGCAGTACATTTTTAAGGGTGATGATGACGTCTTTGTTAGCCCGGATAACATCTTGGAGTTTTTGCAGGGCAACACAGAGAAAAACCTTTTTACCGGGGATGTCCTCTACAAAGCCAAACCGATTAGAAGAAAAGACAACAAGTATTATATTCCTCTGGCACTGTACAATAAGACCCACTACCCCCCGTACGCAGGGGGTGGCGGATTCCTCATGAGCAGCTCTTTGGCCAGAAAGCTCTTTGTTGTGTCTGAATCTCTGGATTTGTATCCTATTGATGATGTGTTCCTTGGCATGTGTCTGGAGGTGCTTCATATCACTCCAACAAAGCACGATGGTTTCAAGACCTTTGGGattgttaagaacaaaaaaagtaaGATGAACAGGGAACcttgttttttcaaaaacatgttgGTGGTACACAAGTTGCTCCCAGCAGAACTGACTCAAATGTGGAATTTAGTGCAGAGCAGCCTTAAATGCTCTAATAAAGTAGAGATTTTATAG